The following DNA comes from Papaver somniferum cultivar HN1 chromosome 4, ASM357369v1, whole genome shotgun sequence.
AACCATGTCGACGTATTTCATATAGGTTATTaaaagcaaaaaataccaaaaacaagGATCTCGGATTCCTAATGCAAGGTAATTTACCTGCACAAAAACCAGATCCGCGATCTCATCCTCTGCGGACATCACATCTCCTCTAGCCAAAATTTTCTGTTGAACCTGTAATCATTGTAAACACATTAAGCCAGAGAAGATGCTTTCAATAAGTTTAGGAGGTAGACAAGTTTACAGCATAAGATGGTATGGAGTATCAACCTCTTCTAAATAACTATCCACAGATTCATCAGTAATAGATGAATCTACAATGAAATCAAACAGTTCTCGGACAGTCATAATTGCTACACCATTCTTTTTAAAGAAATCCTGCAGATCACCATTGGTTTATTACATTAGTTCTTCTTTAAAGATTAATGTAAGGAACCAAAATGTTGTGTATAATTGTATACCGGAACCAACTTACAGAAACATGCACGCAATCCTCACGTAGAAAGTCTAGGGCATGAGGGTGGTCAAGGTCTACAGATTGAGACACATCAATGATGTGCAAGTTACCCTGCAGAAATGGAAGGAAACATACAAAATTGTTTGGTAATTAAAAGGACAATTAGTTCACTACAAAAATAGTTACTCGACTCACCTCATAATAGAGAATGTTATATTCACTCAAGTCTCCATGTACCAGTTTGCACTTTTGGTATAAATTTCGCATCACCATAATCATCTAATCATTCGTAAAGAACACAAAATTATTTCTAGAACATTATCACTAGCAATAATATGACAGTGAAAACACAAACCATTACAAAGTTCATGGGATACAAGCACTTGGATCTGCCAAATTTGTCTATTggttttgttttatttgtttaatAAGCAAATATTTGTTTTAGTAAACAATTTTCAAGAAAGTAGACACACCTGTACATAACCTTCACGCATCTTGTCTTCAGATAAATCTGCATCCTTGAGACGAGGAGCACCCCACCCTGATTTTCCTGTAACGTATACACCAAATTTAGATGGAGCTTAACAAAAACTAAAGGAAGAATATGCTAGGTAATCGAGAAAATGGAGATTCCGCTGGACTAGTAACTGGGCAGAGTACTCTCGAGCTTGGTTTAGCTGCTGGATAAGCAACTAAAGAAGAAGACCGGGTAGACAAGATCCATATCCATTGAGTAAAAATCACCTAACAGAGTGGCTAGAAGAAAGTTTAACCCCTTAGGACGTCCATCAGGTTTGATCCaactagagaagaagaaaaagaagaaatgtaCCTATGAATTCCATGACCAATACATGAAGCCTCAAAAGTATTGGAGTTGGGCACCTAATCCCTGCTGCCTTTAGCCTGCATTCAGAACTTAGAGCTTTAGCAGATAAAGTCCCAGATAACAAACCCCAAACTATGATAAAATCCACTAAAACAACAATTTCTTTTTTTCCCCATTAAGCTTGCAACATAAATAAGGTCTCACAATTACAATATGCtcaaaaagttaagtttctacATGAATTTTTATATTGGAAACTGGAAAAGCATCCTATAGATTTATATAAAGCCCATTTCTCCAACAAATTTAGCTTAGAAGAGAAAACATGACAAAAAATGATTATTGAGTGTCCACAAACATGGATAGAAAACAAAGATTGCAAGGCTTGCTTTACCTCATAAGGTTCCTCATTTCTTTTTCTGCCCAAGTCTTGACCATTTTCCTGGGATTGTGCTTGCAGTACCCATGTCTAAAACGATAATCCCCCTGTACATAACGATCTCTGTCCCTGAAATGGCAATGAAAAGAACAAGATGGATCACATGATCATACTTTTCACACAACTCTTTCATTACTCAACAAAACATTCCAGGTAAAGTGAATTTATAGTTATAAGCGGTTCCTGTTCACTTCAAATTCCAAACTAACATTTTAAGACTATGACATTCTTTGGACTCAAGAAAAAATAATTTGGCAAGTTAAGCTTATTACCAACAGGACCATAAAACATATAGCCTGGTGAAATACGAACCAGGAACAAAATATATCAGTCGTAGTGTAGTAGTGACTGGTGACAACAAGCTGAAAGGATTAGTTAACTTACTTAAATACGAGAACTGAAGTTTTATACACCTTGATTGCAAATTCTTGACCATCATCTTTTGTTGCGTGATAAACATTGGCCTGTTCACAAAAAGAGACGAATGAGTTACAAGGAAAAATTCAATTataatattgaagaaaaaaattgtcTGGTAGTTCATTGTGTGTATAACATACTTCTTTCCCAGTAGAAATGCAGCCATTGATGTCATTAAATATACCCCGATTCAGCATTTTAAACAACACCATACGAGTTCTTGGATCAATGGCCTGTAAATATAAGCGcaaacaaaaacaaactaaacATCAGATTTGAAGTTTTGAACACAGAGAACCATTTAAACTGGAAATACATGGAATGAATGCCCTAACCTGTTCAACGGTGGCACGGTCAGCTTTCTCAGTAGTTTTCGTTTTACCAATGGCCATTCCTCGAACACTTTCACGGATAGCTGTTGTAACTGAATTTGACATGCTCATATTTGTCCTCCCCTCCCACTCCTACACCACCAATTTTCAAATTATAAAACACCAGATTACCATCACTCAAAAGCAGAAACTCAATTCCAGCTGCACTACAACAACACTATGATGAATCAAATAACAAAAACctcactaaaaaaaatcaattactaCTTAGATACAACACTATGATGAATCGAACTAAAATTCATTAAATGTGCTAAAGTTTGACTGTTTCCCCTATCAATAACATAATTGTTTAAAAAACAAACCCAGTATCTCAACATTTAATCTTTTACTCTTACCTCTAATGGAGAAGGTCGAATATGATTAGTAAACCTTTGATTACGATTAGAAATGGGTTGAAGAGGAGAAGAACGAGGACGAGATAATAAACCACCATGAGCATTAGGTCTTCTAGAAGACATAGGTATAGCACCATCAATACCATCTTTAGAATCTAACCAATCTAATGCTTCACCAATTTCTGAATCTGATGACCATTCaagctcttcctcttcttcttcatcatcatcataatcttctACTACTTCTTCAATGTTCTGTACCAATGGGGTTTCAGCTTCATTTGGGTTTTCAAGGGTATCTAGTGTTAATTTCTCTTCTACTAGTTTTTCGATTGGGGAATCCATTTTCTCGCTGGTTTCGGAAAACTGAATCGAAATCTCCTTTAGGGTTTAACAGTTAGGGTTTTTAAAAGATGAATTGAATCACTCAGGAAAAGTTGTGTACTGGTTCCTGGGAAACGGGTTCGGAACTGATTTAGTTGGCTAGAGGAACctcattttttttacttttttttcctgCCAAGTCCACAGTTGGCCGGAGGAGGTCTTCTGAACctttaaaaaagagaaaatacagtttagtccaaaaacgcgtTAGAAAAGTAGAGTTTAGTTCAAGTTGAGTCAATTAGATATAGATTagtccaaaagttatttaaaatatgaaaaatacataaataaccttcctaatttataatttagtctAAATATTTACAGTTTACTCCAAAGTAACCCATGATGATGTCAGTaactttaaataatataaaaataattagaaaccaatttatcttttgaaccgctcatccaaaattcacaaactttatatattcggaaagctctttccgaaatCTACAAAAGAGTACCCGTATgaatatataattttcattttttttaaattttaatttacacTAGTGTGTACAACTATGTTTGACAAGGAATATAGGCAGTGAGTTAAAGTAATGCAAACTGTATCAACTGCTACCTCCCCATGACCGCTAATAGTAATAAACGAAGATTCAATGAGACAACGATATCCTTGTTCGGGGCGATAAGATGTGATTGGTAATAATCTGCTTCAGTAATTATCTTTCATATGTTCTCCATCACGAGTTGTTTACCAAATTTCAATTTTTTCAGAGCTGCAGGAAGTTGATTGTTGAAAACATTGTGGATTTTATAACACCTGGGCGTCCATAGACAAATACGAATATTAAACCAAAAAGTAGGCACCACTTTGTACAGATAACAAAAAACTAGAGAGTAAAGAAAAACTTCAGTTACATACATATCGTCAAGATGTTCTATGTAAATTCCATCGAAAAGAAACATATACAAAATAAGTTATGTCATTCCATAAGTCACCCCCAATGTATGAGACTGAAGTCCAATTTTCGACCGTAGTCATAAAAGTTAGGTCAAGGGCTTCATAATTCAAAAACTATGGTCGGCTTCAAAAAGAATCAACATgtgcacaactatgtacacattaacaataaacATATGTAAAAACTATCTACACATGTTGGATAAAGTGTGAACACTTTTGCAGGAAAGTATAAGTATTCCAAAGGTTTTACAACATTTTGTTATCAGGCAAGCTCAAGCATCCACGGAGATGAAATGAAAAAGTTTTCATTAAAATGAAGCTATTATGTATCATGCTCCTACAAAAAGCTTACGAAGAATCAAGACATTGTTTTACCACTTTGTACATACCTACAAAAAATATACATGACATCGATCACTCATACTCACACTcagacctactttttcatgagaaTTGCATTGGTGCACCAATATATTCACCCCTGCGAACATGTCTGATCCTTCAAAACCACACATAAATCTACtttttcatgaaaaatacattgacGCACTAAtgtgtacacccctgcaaaacatgcatataACCGATCATTTATACTCACACTCAGACATACTTCTTCATGGGAATTATACAGATGCACCAATGTGTACAACCCTTTGAAACATGCAGAAAAATGATCATTCATAACCGTACACAAACCTATTTCGTCATGGGAattacacaggtgcaccaatacgtACATCGCTTCAAAACATTCATAAAGTCGATCACTCacaaccacacacaaacctatttttCATATGAATTACTTTCCacgggtgcaccaatatgtacacttcTGTAAAACATGGGAAACCTACTTTTTCATAGGATTTACATAGGTGTATATATTGCAAAACATGCACAAAACCGATCATTCATATTAACAATAAACAGATGCACAACTATTTACACATTAACAATCTACATCTGTATAATCatgtacacattaaaaatcagtatttatacaactatgtgcacattagcAAAATAAAACATGAAAGTTATAAAAATTATCTTTAGAACGGGAGGCAACTCTGACTGGTAAAGATTTTACTTGTACCCTTACATAATACATGCCAGATGTGTTAACTAAACCCTTAGATGCTTATAAGTTCCTAAATTTAATACATACGAAACCCATGTACTCAGAGCAAGAGGACAAACAAGCAGATCCACATCAATAATGTCAATGACTATGAAGGATAATCACtcaataaaatatattttattcAACGAAGGTTGTACTAGTTCAATTCAACCAAGAAATCCTTAAGCACGCAATCGTGTTATCAGTTAGGACCAATATTAAGGTAGGCATCATTAAGGAAACTAAGTATACAATTAGACCAAATACCTTGCACCGTGTGCAGCATCTTGGTCTGCAAGCATAGCAACATAAGTTGGGGACTCATCTATATCGTCTTTTACCTTCACTACACCTGCAATTGAGATAAAGAAAAAAGTTGAGAACTTGAGATACTAACAGATCATGTATCTGTTCAAGTTTAAGCAATCGAGTTATAAGAAGACAAGACATTGTAGGAAACGATAAATTAAAGTTGCCTTTAAGTTTTACACTGCAAACAATAATATAATATGTTTTTCTTAAGGTTTCACTATTGTAAACCAAAGAATTAGCCCGATTTGGATAAACTCAACCTTGAACGATGAAAAATAGCCAGTGTAACAAAAGAGTTAGCACAAACACATTTGTTTGGGACATTtctaaacaatcaatcacaggtgtacaattatgtgctCATTAACAATCaaaaggtgtacaattatgtgcacattaacaatcaacgggtgtacaattatgtgcatATTAACCATCAAGATGTGTagaactatgtgcacattaacgatcaacaagtgtacaattatgtgcacattaacgatGAACAGGTGTATAACTATGTACACGTCAACTAATAGGTGTACATctatgtgcacattaacgatTAATATGTGTACAATCATGTACACActaagaatcaacatgtgtacaactatgtacacattaccaATTCAATATCAGAGGAGCTGAAAGTCAGATTATACTCAAAGCTATAAATATCTAATAATCCCATTTGTCTTTCATAGAATATAAGAGGCATAAGAGATCAAAACAAACTAAATGAAAGTAGTGAGACAAATGTAACTATGTAATTAGGGATGGAAATTGAAACAAATTTTTTGAAGCTTGGCATGAGCATAAGATCTGAAAGGTACTCCCAAGATCTACTTAACCAATCTTTTAAAGAAAGAGAACAAAATAAGCAACCTAATGTACTTACTACGATCATACAGTTGAGCACAAAAAACAAGTCAGAGTTATATACCTTTGATGTCTTTGATTTACTTTGGAGTTCATCTATTGCAGCTTCAGCTTCTTTTAGAACCTGATATAAGACCAGTAAGAAGTCGCTCGTAACTAAAAATAGACATATAATACAATAGATAGGAAGCTATTTAAATGATGTTGGCCACTTCGGACTCTTCCAAACTATTTTCATTTCAGTGAGTAATGCCTCACCATCACACCGGCAAAATGATGGGATAGTATATACGGTGATTATAGTAACAGGATTAAACAAAATTCAGGAATTTAATGGCATCAGAATACAACACATCAAAACTACAACATCTCAACTCAAAGCATCAGAATACCTCTATTGGAAACGGCTCACCATTCAATAGCTTCTTCAGTGCTTCTTGATGATTGCTCTGAAACGCCAAGTGAAGATAGAACTTTTAGTAAATAAAAACTACCGAATTGGCCAGTAGGACTTAAACAACCACCAAACGTTCGGAACATCGCAAACCTTAAGTGATAGATACTCATCTATCCCATCCACATAATCAACTTGTAGAGGAAGAGTTGATAAGATTTCAATAACAAAAGGCCACCATTCCAAAAGTTAAATAAGCTTAACGATCAACagatgtacaactatgtgcacgcacactaagaatcaacatgtgtacaattatgtacacattaagatttCAATAACAAAAGACCAATGGTGAAATACGCACTGGTGAAAACTTAATTAACCCATTACGGTTTCAATAACAAACCTTGTCGACACACTCCACCAGCTAGACAGATATTTGAATGATCCAAGAATGAAAATACCTGcaaataaaataacaaacatgattttaaAATGAAGCAAGGTCGATATAAACCAAAACAAATATATGTATACACATTCGCACGCATCATACCATATTCAACATGTCATCTGTAAGATCCATCCTAGCAAGAAATTCATCCGTTATTATCTCTCGACGCCATCATTTTCACCATTTATAGAATCAATAAAATTCCGAGTGCCCACATTTTCCCGAATCACATTATATAAAAACGAAATAAAACTACTAACATGAGTATGTTCAAGTGAACTACGTATCATAATGAAGCAAACAAgttaaaaactgaaattgataTGAAATGTAATGAATTAAAAATGTTAAAATGAAACAACTTTGTGCACAACATAGTCTGTTGTTCGTTAGTAAAAGACAAATTACTCATGAAGGCATGAGGCAACTGCAATCATGGGATTTGCAGCAAAAAGGAATCTGTAtagtaatatccttaaaataaaaatggtataaattaaactaaaaattgaAATGATTTCCAATTTAAAATCACGATGGATGATGCTATTTAAATGTAAGTGTTCCATTCCTCGAGAGATATCTATAGCAATGCTTATAATTTTGGAGTGAACCTCCTCTTATAATTAACCTCTGTGACTATAATCATTTCTGGTTAATAAATGAACTGCATCAACACAGGAGTTTCTTAACTGAAAGGCTATTTCTATTTCCAATGTCATAAAGAAATGACGGGCTCAAATATGTCATTAAACTGCTGAATTTATATCATTTTATATCGCAGTAGTTGGAAAATAAGCAATTAGGATGACTGTGCCCAAAACAGaacaaaaaaagaataataataaaacataAAAAGTAAAGCCAAAGATAAATTCCGAGCCTGTAGATGTTCCACATCAATATTTGTGGCATCGCCTCCTATCCCATCGCAGAGGTGGTTCAAATATAGTAAGGAACATTTGTTATCCAGAACAAGAGTATTGGATCCATTCTTCTGAAATTGAAGTGGAGCTTTGATAGAATACTTTTGTTATGAAACTACAACTGATACTAACTAACTGAATACAAAGCAAAAACTAGTGCAAGATTTTTCCACCAACATGatgataatattttattttcctaTCATATTTGTTTGGCTATTCACTATAGTCACTAAGGACTAACTACCACATGTAATCATAATATGGATAAATAGAGCACTCAGAAAGAAAGTGGGACAAACTCAATTGTTTGTTGCTTAGTAATAGTAAAACTATGTTGTTTGTAGATGTTGGACCGAATTATGTGATTAAGTATATAATCGGTAACACCATTTTTGGTTCTTCTATATCTACTATAATTGCTCGAAAATTCAGTAAAATTCCATATAAAAAGATCTAAATTAATTTCTTTATACAACCTTTGAATCCTCCGCAATCAAAAGTAACGTCAACTAATTGAGTTTAAACCGTAAACCAAACGTTAGATCTTAACTAGAGTTCCTAAAATGATAACTCGAGATGAATTTTTGAGAAGATTTAAACCTAATTAAATATGAACTGAAAGTTAAGAAAAATACCTAGATGTAGATAAAAGCATTAGCAGAAACTTTGGTCAAGCTGTTGATTTCAATCGAAGAAACTAATTCCATTTTCATAAGATCGGATTCTTTCATCGCCAAGAAAGTTTTGATCTCAAAACACTTGCAATGTCAGATTCAATCTCTCTGGTAGCCTGcaaaattatcatcaacttcttcattcaCCGGTAGAAAAACAACTATATATACATGTATGAGCCTTAATTTAGATTGGAGAAGGTAATCATAGAGAATAATCGCTACTGAATCATCCACCTCTTCAAAGTCTCTCGAAATCCCCTCTCTTTCTGAAAATCCAATATCTGAAAGACTGAAAGTGAAATAATCTATTTTTTGGGTATGAAATCACTTGAAGGACATTTCAGGTATtatgaaaaaatattttttctggATCGGGAAGGAAAATGATTAACCCGTACAAAAAAGGATTAAAACGTTCATATTTTCATAAAAATGGACGAGAACGTACTAGGCTTAGACTGACGGGACTAAGGTGTCCAAAGCCCACTAACTGGTTTGggattaaacgtcaatttctactttaAAAAAACGGGtatctagctcagctggtcatcccagTTCCACAGAGGTTTAATGacctccaggaggtcccaggttcgagtctccGATGACGCACTATTGTagaatttgacatgaaagataGAGTTAGCTTGCGTCCCTTATGACATAATCAGCGTCCCCTTATTGTCTTCGGTTTCTTTGGCTTGGTTATTTAGTGCACGCTGGTATGCTAGCacgcaacctgttcaattaatgtagtagtccGTAGTTGGAGCTTGCCTCCCTTGCTACATAAATAATCACATCCCCCTATCCGCTTCTTCTCCCTTGGCTTGGTTCCTTATGAGGcacgctggtaggctagcacacaacattttcaattaatgtagtagtccgatgttggagcttagcttgttaggcttccaactagttttttTATTTGAAGCATGCAATTTATTAAATGGGAATTAGTTTATAGTTTGTCGTGGATATGTGGTACCCACGAAATTATGAAAtaaaatttgactaataaaagatgggattgcctggtcccatatTTTGGTTGATGAACTTCCCATTTGACTTCCATCTGCCGAATGATTGGCCAACCCAtctgctgcttgatttccttccctgTAATTGTACTGAATCGCAGCCTGCGGGATCTGTCAAAATCTAATTTTTATTTCCTTAATCATCCCTGATATGTGCAAAGGTGTGGGGTAGAGGAAGTGATGAAATGCAGAAGGTTCTCTGAGTCGGTTTCAAAGATAAATTTCTGCCATTTCCTTTCTGTTGTTCTTGAAGCCAACAGCAGAGCCCAAGTTTCTGCGGTCATAATTCCTAGTGGTTGCACTAGATCCATTAATGTCCGTGCATTGGAATATATGCAgatgacccccccccccccaaagaaaaaaacaaacctGGGTGACATCTGGCTGCTCCATAtgtgttaatcttaatccagTTGATGTTCGGAATGGACCGTCCTACCGATATTGTTGATATCCTTTTATTTCTCGTTGGGTGGTTAAGTATCATTGCATCTCCTGGTATGATTGGTGGTGAAGAGTGTAGAGCCCCGGAGAATTTTCGTTGCAGTTTTTGTGCCCAGGCTTTCTTCCGAAGTTGTTTGCTTTTGCTGGTATATTAGATCATTTCTAGCTAGCCATAAGGTCCAGgatagaaaacagaaagatgagaTTACAAATGTTGACGAAGGTTCTTGAAGGATTTGGGAAATGGTTGTCTGGGGCGTTAAAGTGAAAGTGGGTGGTGGATTGGAGTTTGGTGAATTTGAAAGTTGAGTGAGTAAGTTGTTCCAAGAAGTAGTTGTCCTTGGACAATAAATTAGAAGGTGTCTTGCCTATTCTGGATCAGTGCTGCATCTGGGGCATATGtctgagttggtcaaatggatgTGATGTAAGAATGAGAAGGTTGGTAATTCTTCATTgatggctttccac
Coding sequences within:
- the LOC113276626 gene encoding serine/threonine-protein kinase RIO1-like, whose amino-acid sequence is MDSPIEKLVEEKLTLDTLENPNEAETPLVQNIEEVVEDYDDDEEEEEELEWSSDSEIGEALDWLDSKDGIDGAIPMSSRRPNAHGGLLSRPRSSPLQPISNRNQRFTNHIRPSPLEEWEGRTNMSMSNSVTTAIRESVRGMAIGKTKTTEKADRATVEQAIDPRTRMVLFKMLNRGIFNDINGCISTGKEANVYHATKDDGQEFAIKVYKTSVLVFKDRDRYVQGDYRFRHGYCKHNPRKMVKTWAEKEMRNLMRLKAAGIRCPTPILLRLHVLVMEFIGKSGWGAPRLKDADLSEDKMREGYVQMIMVMRNLYQKCKLVHGDLSEYNILYYEGNLHIIDVSQSVDLDHPHALDFLREDCVHVSDFFKKNGVAIMTVRELFDFIVDSSITDESVDSYLEEVQQKILARGDVMSAEDEIADLVFVQSYIPRTLDQVMHAEEDANRIASGQDTKDLIYKTITGLNHSLPTVQRGEEEQIPKQLKEANTNGTPTEQTNNSKDIESESETDEDDEDDDDSSDPEGEESYDRQKEGTQETAADKKTARKENKKKVKEEKREARKTKTPKAVKKKKKKLAKNIKAR